A stretch of Arachis hypogaea cultivar Tifrunner chromosome 15, arahy.Tifrunner.gnm2.J5K5, whole genome shotgun sequence DNA encodes these proteins:
- the LOC112751884 gene encoding UDP-glycosyltransferase 1: MKNDAILLYPALDRGHFLSMLELANLIATHHPSLSIIFLISTPPTPTTIQKQCLSALSTAAPSITFLHLPPVTLPADLHPHILCIELSRRSNHNLHQLLHSISKTSNIKAIVLDFMNSTAATQVTNRLNIPTYFYFTSCASSLSTILHFPTLHETTTTSFKDFPMQIQIPGLPRMSTDDYPDLTKDRESSIYRVFLDISKTMRDSDGIIVNTCDAIEARAIRALSNKEMNNKTPELFCIGPMISNTCENDEKGCLSWLDSQPSQSVVLLSFGSLGTFSKKQLKEIAMGLEKSKQRFLWVVRAEAESDNSEPSLNELLPEGFLERTKEKGMVVKDWAPQAAILSHDSVGGFVTHCGWNSILEAVCEGVPMVAWPLYAEQKMNRVIMVREMKVGLEVKEDKDGLVSASELEERVNELMDSERGKEIRQRIFKMRIGAVEAKDEGGSSRLALNRLVQLWKST, translated from the coding sequence ATGAAGAACGACGCCATTCTTCTTTACCCAGCTCTCGATAGAGGCCATTTCCTTTCCATGCTTGAGCTTGCAAACCTCATTGCCACTCACCACCCTTCCCTCTCCATCATCTTCCTCATTTCTACTCCACCTACACCCACCACCATCCAAAAACAATGTCTCTCCGCCCTCTCCACCGCCGCGCCCTCCATCACCTTCCTCCACCTCCCTCCAGTCACTCTCCCCGCCGACCTCCACCCACACATCCTCTGCATCGAACTCTCTCGCCGCAGCAACCACAACCTTCACCAACTCCTCCACTCCATTTCCAAAACCTCCAACATCAAAGCCATTGTTTTGGACTTCATGAACTCCACCGCCGCTACACAAGTCACCAACAGGCTCAATATCCCTACCTACTTTTACTTCACTTCATGTGCTTCCTCTCTCTCCACTATCCTTCATTTTCCAACTCTTCACGAAACCACCACAACATCCTTCAAGGATTTTCCCATGCAGATTCAAATTCCTGGGCTACCCAGAATGTCCACCGATGATTACCCCGATTTAACTAAGGATCGTGAGAGTAGCATTTACCGTGTTTTCCTTGACATATCCAAGACCATGAGAGACAGCGATGGGATCATCGTCAACACCTGTGACGCCATTGAAGCAAGAGCTATAAGAGCTTTGAGTAACAAAGAAATGAATAACAAGACACCAGAACTATTCTGCATCGGACCCATGATTTCGAACACGTGCGAGAATGACGAGAAAGGGTGCCTGAGTTGGCTCGACTCGCAGCCGAGTCAGAGCGTGGTGCTGCTGAGTTTTGGAAGCTTGGGAACGTTCTCCAAGAAGCAGTTGAAGGAGATAGCTATGGGGTTGGAGAAGAGCAAGCAGAGATTCTTGTGGGTGGTGAGGGCTGAAGCTGAGTCAGATAACTCGGAACCGAGTCTGAACGAGTTGTTGCCGGAAGGGTTCTTGGAGAGAACGAAGGAGAAGGGAATGGTGGTTAAGGATTGGGCCCCACAGGCAGCGATACTGAGTCATGACTCGGTGGGTGGGTTTGTGACTCACTGCGGTTGGAACTCGATCTTGGAGGCTGTTTGTGAAGGAGTGCCAATGGTAGCGTGGCCTCTCTATGCAGAGCAAAAGATGAACAGAGTGATTATGGTGCGAGAAATGAAGGTTGGTTTGGAGGTGAAGGAGGATAAAGATGGGTTGGTGAGTGCAAGTGAGTTGGAGGAGCGAGTTAATGAGTTGATGGACTCGGAGAGAGGGAAAGAGATTCGACAGAGAATCTTCAAGATGAGAATCGGTGCTGTGGAAGCAAAAGATGAAGGTGGATCTTCTCGTCTTGCTTTGAACAGGTTGGTTCAACTTTGGAAGTCAACTTGA
- the LOC112751885 gene encoding UDP-glycosyltransferase 13 has protein sequence MKESIVLYPAMGRGHLVPMVELAKFITTHHNATISVTLLLPSPPNRSTLHYISTVTAAAPSITFHQLSHSNHNILGTLQSFPTKPKAFIFDFFNHSAAATAASLNIPTFYYFPNAASCVALFLYLPTIHQNSIKYGYSYVDMLRSIPGLPPLSPEDMPAPISDRRSQSYESFITMSLHMRNTNGIIINTFENLEPKAIMALKNSACVPESSETSPLVFCVGPLISTTKGSDPVGDDGGRECLSWLNSQPSRSVVFLSFGSYGRFSKVQMREIAVALERCGKRFLWVVRDPMGSEVVNLEALLPKGFLERTKEKGMVIKNWVPQVEVLSHDSVGGFVTHCGWNSVMEAVTFGVPMVAWPLYAEQNLNKVVIVEEMKVALPLKEDEGGFVRASELEERVIELMKSETRRGKEVRERMLAARNGGAAALAGGGSSRVALDGLVHLWKQK, from the coding sequence atgaaagaaaGCATAGTTTTATACCCAGCCATGGGAAGGGGTCACCTTGTTCCAATGGTGGAACTCGCCAAGTTCATAACCACCCACCACAACGCCACCATCTCCGTCACCCTCCTCCTTCCTTCCCCACCAAACAGATCCACCCTCCACTACATCTCCACCGTCACCGCCGCCGCACCCTCCATCACCTTCCACCAACTCTCCCACTCAAACCATAACATCCTTGGCACCCTCCAATCCTTCCCCACGAAGCCTAAAGCCTTCATCTTTGACTTCTTCAACCACTCTGCCGCCGCCACTGCCGCTTCTCTCAACATCCCCACGTTCTATTACTTCCCCAACGCCGCAAGCTGCGTCGCACTCTTCCTCTACCTCCCAACCATCCACCAAAATTCCATAAAATACGGTTATTCTTACGTGGACATGCTTCGTAGCATTCCCGGTTTGCCACCTCTCTCGCCGGAGGACATGCCGGCACCCATATCCGATCGCCGCAGCCAGAGCTACGAGTCCTTCATCACCATGTCACTTCACATGAGAAACACCAATGGCATCATCATCAACACCTTCGAAAATCTCGAACCCAAAGCCATCATGGCTCTGAAAAATTCTGCGTGCGTTCCAGAATCATCGGAAACTTCACCACTGGTTTTCTGCGTTGGACCACTGATTTCCACCACCAAAGGATCTGATCCTGTTGGTGATGATGGTGGTAGAGAGTGTTTAAGTTGGCTGAACTCGCAACCGAGTCGAAGCGTGGTGTTCTTGAGCTTCGGAAGCTATGGAAGATTCTCGAAGGTTCAGATGAGAGAGATAGCGGTTGCGTTGGAGAGATGTGGAAAGAGGTTCTTGTGGGTTGTGAGGGATCCAATGGGAAGTGAAGTGGTGAATTTGGAAgcgttgttgccgaaagggttctTAGAGAGAACGAAGGAGAAGGGAATGGTGATCAAGAATTGGGTGCCGCAAGTTGAGGTACTGAGTCATGACTCGGTGGGTGGGTTTGTGACTCACTGTGGTTGGAACTCGGTGATGGAGGCGGTTACCTTTGGGGTCCCGATGGTGGCGTGGCCGTTGTACGCGGAACAGAATCTGAATAAGGTGGTTATTGTGGAGGAGATGAAGGTGGCGTTGCCGTTGAAGGAGGATGAGGGTGGGTTCGTGAGGGCGAGTGAATTGGAGGAACGAGTTATTGAGCTTATGAAATCGGAGACAAGGAGGGGAAAGGAGGTTAGAGAGAGGATGTTGGCTGCCAGGAACGGTGGTGCCGCCGCTCTCGCCGGCGGTGGGTCTTCGCGGGTTGCTTTGGATGGGTTGGTTCATTTGTGGAAGCAAAAATGA